GCGCACCGCCCGCCGCGATTACCAGAAGCACATCCTCCATGACTGTCTCCATCCTACGCGAGCGGGAGTCCGCGCGAAAGGGAATCCGGAGGGGTGCTGCTGCTCGAGCGGTCGAGTCGCCGCCGCGACGGATGTCCGTCACTGCGAGTCCGGCGTCGCGTCGGTTCGTCCGGCTTCTACTCCGCGCGCCATTGGAGCAGGGCCGCCTTCAGTCCTTCCAGCAGAGGCTGAATGTCGCTCTCCTTGCGGGCGGCCTCCAGTCGGGCAACCACGCGGCCGATGTCGGATTCGGCCCAGCCGAGGGGTTCGGCGAGGCCGTGGAGCTTCGTCTTGGCGATCTCTCCGGGTCGGTCGGCCGCGGTGTCGTACACGGCGTCCGCCCGGTTCATTCGCTCGGTCAGATCCGCGGGCTCGATGCCAAGCTCGGCGGACGAGTTGGCGGGGTCGCGGCGCAAGGCGTTCCAGACCCAGACTTCGGGCGCGTCGTCGCCGGGGAGAAAGAACACCGGGACGTCGCTTCGTGCTCTCTGGCGTATGGTCTCCTCCAGATTGCCGGCGCGCTTGTCGCCGTCGAGCACGAAGACGAAGTTCTGGATCTGCCCGAACTTCCTGAACGCGCTCGCGTGCAGGGGGAATTCGTTCGCACCGGTGTCGCGGCCTACGCGGACGGACTCCCTGCGAATCCGCTCCCGGGGCAGAAGGACGTCGAACACGCCTTGCAGGATTCCCTCGGCCGTGGAGTCTTCGCAGAGAAGATTGAGTGCGTCCCCAGATCGGCCGTAGAGGGCGTTCTGGACGACGTCACGGTAGGGCGGACGGACCGTGACGTCGCCGGTGTCGTCCCGTTCGAGGAAGATGCGCCCGTGGGAGGGCACGGCATCGAGCACCACGGGGCTGTGCGTGGTGACGATGGCCTGCAGGTCGTTGCGTAGCGCGAGCTGCTGCAGTTGCAGCATAAGGAGCTGCTGCACCCAGGGATGCAGGCCTGCTTCGACTTCGTCGATGAGCACCAGGGCGCCCTCGAGCTGGGCGATTTCGCGCGAGAGGCGGAAGATCGCCCGCTCGCCGGCGGCCATGTGCAGCTCGGAGTACTCCGCGCCGCGTTCCTGCGCAGCGAAGAGAAGGTTCTTGGTGCCGCTGGACAGGTTGACGACCTCGGCGTACCGGAAGGGAAGCATCTGCTGGGCGAAGTCGATTTGGGACGCCGTCAAGGGTGTTTCCCGAGGGGCGGAGCGCAGGCGCGACATGCTTAACACGCCGCGGACCTCGGATGGATTGCTGAGGTTGCTGAGCGTTCTGAGATAGACGGGCCTCTCCGGCTGGGTAGCGTTCTTGCGGCCGAGAAAGCTGCGATTCCAGCCCTTGGAGCGGCGCCATCGCATGGATTGCCGGCCGTCCGGCGTGGAATAGTCGAACTCGATGACCACCTGCGGTTTCCGGTCCTCGCGCCGGCCCACCCTGGGCCGGTAGTCCGGAAAGAGGGTCGACGGCACGAAGTCCTTCACGCCGGCCCCGGGCACCTTGTAGGCGCAGGCCGCCGCGAAGAGCACCGTCGACTTGCCGCTGGCGTTGCCGCCGGCGATGACGCTCACGGGATAGTCCAGCTTGATCCGGACGTCCTCGATGCCACGAATGCCTTCGAGGTGGATCTCGGCCAGGAAATGCGGCAGGTGGGGTTTCTTGCCCTGCAGCCGCTCCCAGAGATCCCTGAAGCGCCTTTCGATCATGAACGCGTGTCCTCGCTGTCCAGTGCTCTATGTGGCAGTCTTCACGGCCGGAAGCTGGCGAAATCCCTGCTGTGCGAAATCGGCGTCCAGGGAAAGCGCCACCGCGATTCCATGGCGTCGCATGAGCTCGAAGCTCGTGCAATCGACCAGTGACAGCTTTCTGCGCCCGGCGGTGAACAGCGCGGCCATCGCGGCTGCGTGCAGCTCCTCGTCGACCCACAGCGGTTGAAGGAGCGGGACAAGGTCGCCGGCCAGGGCACGAACCGCATCGAGGCCGAGTCGACGCTGCACGAGCGCGAACGCTTCCACCAGCACGTAGTTCGAGGTGACGAGGGAGTCGTGGTCGTTCAGTGCTCGGCGCCACGCCTCCGTCACATCGGCGTGGTGCGGCTGGTCGGCGTCGAGGAAGGCCAGCAGGGCGGACGTGTCCACGAAGAGTGTCACGAATCGAATGCCTCGTCGAGATACCGGTCGTGGTCCTCGGCCAGATCGCGGCATCCGGACCGGAACCGACCGGCCAGGGCCAGCGCGCGCCGAGCCAGTTCGTCACGATCCACGACATGACGGCGCGCCAGATACTCGGAGACGCTCTCGCGCACGAGATCGGCCATCGAGCGTTCCTGCACGCGCGCCTGTACGCGGAGCGCCTGGGCCTGCGTTTCGGTCAGTTGGATCTGCGTGCGAACCATGACGGCATTGTAGCTTGTGTGATGGAATGCGGTACAGTCCTTCCGTGACCAAGCCCCGCCTCAACCGCCGCATCCGCTACGAGCCGGACGATCCGTGCCCGCCGCTCGTGACGGCCGGCGTCGCCTTCCAGGGCGTCGTGCTCATCCTCGCCAACACCGTCCTGATGGTGACCATCATCGTCCGGGCGGCCGGCGAGGGCGAGCTGTACCTGGGCTGGGCGGTCTTCGCGGCGCTCGTCATCGCCGGGGTCACTACCGCGCTGCAGGCGGCGCACGTCGGGCGGGTCGGCGCCGGCCACATCCTGATGACGGGGGCCGGTCCCCACTTCATCGCGATCTCGGTCGTCGCCCTGACGGAGGCGGACCTGGCCACGCTGGCCAGCCTCATCGTCGTGTCGTCGCTGTTCCAGTTCGCGATGGCGGCGTGGCTGCCGTTCCTGCGCCGGATCGTCACGCCGATCGTGTCCGGCACGGCGCTGATGCTGATCGCGGTCGCGGTGATGCCGATCGCGGTGGGGCGGCTGACGGACGTGCCCTCGGGCGCGCCCGAGGGTGGCGGGCTGATCGCCGCCGGGGTCACGCTGGCAGTGGCCACCGGCATGGTGCTGCGCGCCTCGGGCGTCTGGCGGCTGTGGGCGCCGCTCAGCGGCATACTGGCGGGCTGCGCGGCGGCGTTGTTCTTCGGGATGTACGACTTGCGGCCGGTAGCCGAGGCCTCGTGGCTCGACGTTCCCGACGTCGCGGCCTGGCCCGGCATCGACTTCACGCCGGACGCGCGGTTCTGGGCGCTGCTGCCGGTGTTCGCGATCGTGTCCGTGGTGGCCGCCATCAAGACCAGCAGCGACGGCGCGGTCATTCAGCAGGCCTCCGCGCGCCAGCCGCGCGCGACCGACTTCCGCCTCGTGCAGGGCGCGCTCAACGCGAGCGGCGTGGGCATTCTCCTGTCCGGCCTCGCGGTGACGCCGCCTGTCATCATCTACCTGCCGTCGAGCGTGTCGCTCATCAATCTCACCGGCGTGGCGGCGCGCAGCGTCGGGTACGCCATCGGCGGCACCCTGTTCGCGCTGGCGTTCCTGCCGAAGCTGACCGCCGTCCTGCTCGCGGTGCCGAGTCCCGTCATGGGGGCCTTCCTGCTGATCATCATGGGACTGCTCTTCGTGGAGGGCATCCGGACGGTGTTCCAGGACGGCCTCGATCCGCAGAAGGGTCTGGTGGTGGGTGTCGCCCTGGCCCTCGGCGTGGGCCTGGAGAGCGGGAGCGTCTTCGAGAGCGTCCTGGGACCGACCTGGAGCGCGTCGCTGGGCAACGGCATGACGATCGGCGTGCTGGCCACGGTCCTGCTGACCGCGTTCCTGGAGCTGACCAGCCCGCGGCGCCGGCGGCTGGACGTGGAGCTCGACGCCTCCGCGGCGTCGGGGATCGATGCCTTCCTGCGTGAGATCGCGGGTCGCTCGGGTTGGAACGCCGCCTCCGGCGGGCGGCTGCGGGGCGCCGGCGAAGAGGCGCTCGAGTGCCTCTTGCAGCTACGCGGCGAGCAGGCGGCCGGCGCGGCGCCGCGCCTCATCCTCTTCGCGCGTCCCGGCCGCGAGACGGTGGAGATGGAGTTCCTGGTCGTCTCCGAGCGGGAGAACATCGAGGACCACCTGACCTACCTGAGCGAACGCGCGGAAACGCCGGAGGAGAGCGAGCTGTCGTTCCGCCTGCTGCGCCACTACGCCTCGTCGGTGCGTCACCGCCAGTACCACGGTATCGAGATCGTCACCGTGAAGGTCGCGGGCTCGCGGTAGGACTCGTAGCGAAACGCCGCTCGCATGCAGCGGCTTTGCCGCGGGCTCCTGGCCCTCGTGGATGGCAGAACCTGGAAGCCCCAGCCCTGGAGCGCATCCGCTGTTGCGCCGGTCGCTCGCATGGGCGATGATGCCCGAGTTCGGGATTGAAGACGAGCCGAGCCGTTCCCGGGCGCCTGTGGCCGAGCGTCGCGGACGACGCACAGGCCTTCGACGCTGCGCCACGGGGCACGGAAGGAGACAGACGATGCGAGAGATGGGACGCGGACGATTCGTGCTGGTGTGCCTGACCGCTTTCCTGATGCTGCAGGCCGGACCCGCGCTCGGGCAGTCCGACGACGCCGAGTGGGAGCCGATCACCGAGGAGCGGCTGCTCGATCCGCAGGACGGCGACTGGATGAGCTACCGCCGGACCTACGACGTCACCGGGTTCAGCCCGCTCGACCAGATCGACCGCGGCAACGTCTCCGACCTGCGCCTCGTCTGGTCCTGGTCGATGCGCGACAACAGCCGCTGGGTGCCGACGCCGATCGTGGCCAACGGGCTGATGTACGTCTCGGAGGGGAGCGGCCGGGTCACCGCCTTCGACGTGCTGTCGGGCGACGTCGCCTGGGTGTACACGCGCAGCTATCCCGAGGACATCCAGAAGTCGCAGGCGCTCGGCCGGCACCGCGGCGTCTCCGTGCTCGGCGACACGGTCTACTTCGGTGCGGCCGACGCCGTGCTGGTCGCCCTCGATGCGCAGACCGGCGAGCACCGCTGGGAGGTGAGCACCGGCGACTACACCACCGGCCTGGGCCACAGCCACCCGCCGCTGATCGCCGACGGGAAGGTGGTCCTCGGGTTCGCCGGCGGTGACCGCAGCGGCCGCGGCACCATCGTGGCGCACGACGCCGAGACCGGCGAGCACATCTGGACCACCTACACGGTGCCGATGCCCGGCGAGCCGGGCTACGACACGTGGACCGAGCGCGAGATCCCGCCGCTGGGCGGCCTGGCGTGGAGCACCATCAGCTACGACCCCGAGCTCGGCCTCGTCTACATGGGTACGGGACAGCCGACGCCCTGGGCGTCCACCCTGCGCGGTCCGGGCGATGCCCTCTACACCAACTGCATCCTGGCCCTGGACATCGACACCGGCGAGATCGAGTGGTACTTCCAGGTGGTGCCGGCGGACAACTGGGACCTGGACGCCACCGCCGAGAGCATGCTGGTCGACCTGGAGATCGGCGGCGTCGA
The Acidobacteriota bacterium DNA segment above includes these coding regions:
- a CDS encoding AAA family ATPase codes for the protein MIERRFRDLWERLQGKKPHLPHFLAEIHLEGIRGIEDVRIKLDYPVSVIAGGNASGKSTVLFAAACAYKVPGAGVKDFVPSTLFPDYRPRVGRREDRKPQVVIEFDYSTPDGRQSMRWRRSKGWNRSFLGRKNATQPERPVYLRTLSNLSNPSEVRGVLSMSRLRSAPRETPLTASQIDFAQQMLPFRYAEVVNLSSGTKNLLFAAQERGAEYSELHMAAGERAIFRLSREIAQLEGALVLIDEVEAGLHPWVQQLLMLQLQQLALRNDLQAIVTTHSPVVLDAVPSHGRIFLERDDTGDVTVRPPYRDVVQNALYGRSGDALNLLCEDSTAEGILQGVFDVLLPRERIRRESVRVGRDTGANEFPLHASAFRKFGQIQNFVFVLDGDKRAGNLEETIRQRARSDVPVFFLPGDDAPEVWVWNALRRDPANSSAELGIEPADLTERMNRADAVYDTAADRPGEIAKTKLHGLAEPLGWAESDIGRVVARLEAARKESDIQPLLEGLKAALLQWRAE
- a CDS encoding type II toxin-antitoxin system VapC family toxin gives rise to the protein MTLFVDTSALLAFLDADQPHHADVTEAWRRALNDHDSLVTSNYVLVEAFALVQRRLGLDAVRALAGDLVPLLQPLWVDEELHAAAMAALFTAGRRKLSLVDCTSFELMRRHGIAVALSLDADFAQQGFRQLPAVKTAT
- a CDS encoding ribbon-helix-helix protein, CopG family, which translates into the protein MVRTQIQLTETQAQALRVQARVQERSMADLVRESVSEYLARRHVVDRDELARRALALAGRFRSGCRDLAEDHDRYLDEAFDS
- a CDS encoding PQQ-binding-like beta-propeller repeat protein, producing the protein MAEPGSPSPGAHPLLRRSLAWAMMPEFGIEDEPSRSRAPVAERRGRRTGLRRCATGHGRRQTMREMGRGRFVLVCLTAFLMLQAGPALGQSDDAEWEPITEERLLDPQDGDWMSYRRTYDVTGFSPLDQIDRGNVSDLRLVWSWSMRDNSRWVPTPIVANGLMYVSEGSGRVTAFDVLSGDVAWVYTRSYPEDIQKSQALGRHRGVSVLGDTVYFGAADAVLVALDAQTGEHRWEVSTGDYTTGLGHSHPPLIADGKVVLGFAGGDRSGRGTIVAHDAETGEHIWTTYTVPMPGEPGYDTWTEREIPPLGGLAWSTISYDPELGLVYMGTGQPTPWASTLRGPGDALYTNCILALDIDTGEIEWYFQVVPADNWDLDATAESMLVDLEIGGVEHKALIETSKIGWGIVLDRETGRFIDAFRTGYDNIITGWTDTGSPIYNPDQIPTLEDVDSDKIFEVCPHLHGTRNLNSASYSPETGLYYVGINNACMDVMFVSEEYVPGRVFRGMGSRVKMVPGYDYIGEFVAFNPVTGQRAWEYRPESGAPMTAAALATGGGLVFGGTADRRLFALDADNGEMLWETRLNGDISGAPVTFEVGGRQYLAVGAGGRIGQTTSYARLTGITLPQGSGVIWVFALPD